The following proteins are co-located in the Camelina sativa cultivar DH55 chromosome 12, Cs, whole genome shotgun sequence genome:
- the LOC104733571 gene encoding F-box protein SKP2B-like: MQMILVLRTSLTQIVSSVEMDSMSLAYGCPDLRILDLCGCVLIIDESVVALANRCVHLRSLGLYYCRNITDRAMYPHRFPSPAH, from the exons AT GCAGATGATTCTGGTGTTGAGGACAAGTCTCACACAAATAGTGTCATctgttgagatggattcgaTGAGTTTAGCTTATGGCTGTCCTGATCTCAGAATTCTTGATCTTTGTGGCTGTGTATTAATTATAG atgAGAGTGTTGTGGCTTTGGCAAATCGGTGTGTACACTTGAGGTCATTGGGGTTATACTACTGCAGAAACATTACAGACAGAGCGATGTACCCACACCGCTTTCCCTCACCGGCTCATTGA